The region AGTTGAAAGAATATCGAAACAAAAGGCGGAAAAATATGAAGAAGGCGTGACAGAAATGGCTGGTGGGATGGAGGACATGGGTGAAAATCTTCAGGAAATCAGTACAAACATCAAAAAAAATGCCACCGGACAGTCATTGCCGGATTTCGAATCAAAAAATTCCGAAATGGAAAAGCTCATCGGCAGGATGGTCGAAGGTCAGAAAAAACTTGAGCGGGGTTCAGGTGAATTGCTGGATGGCTATTCCAACATGGGGAGCCAGCTAAAAGATGTTGCAATGAAAATGCAGCAATCCGCGATACAAATGGAGAACAATGCTGAGGGCCCTGCCGGACATAAACAGGCTGCAAAGTTCAAACAGTTTGGTGTGAAGCTTAATGCGATGGGAGATAAAATGATTGATGCATCCGTGAAAAGCGCCGAGCTTCCAAATGTATCGAGAAATACCATTAATGGTCTGCGGGGCCTGGACAAAGGTTTGAAGAAGCAGCAGAGTCAGTTGCACGAAATAAGCAAGCGACAGGTTCAACAGCAAAAAGATCTGGAGGAACTTGCGGAGGGACTGGCAAAAATGGGAGAAAACCTTATTTCCATGAGTGAAAATCTTAGTGAAATGATTGCTTTCTCTGACAGTATGTCTCCTGCCATCCCAAGAAAACAGAAGACATTTAATAAAATGATTTATGAAGATGATGGATCACTGCGCAGTATATTTGATGACATGATTATTGATGGACAATATATGACCTACATGGTCAAGTTTACGGGAGACGCAACCGACGCGGAGAAAAGTGAGGCCGTCGCTTTCGTAAAGGATTATATAGAAGGGAATCCGGTTGGAGGACTGGATACAATAGTATCTGGAAAGCCGGTTTTGGATGATTCCATCCGGACTGAGATGAAAAATAGTATGCAAAAAATGATGGGTCTTTCGATTTTATTCATGATTATCGTGCTTGGAATTGTATTCCGGGTGAAATGGCGCATTCTGCCACTTGCGATAATCCTGATTGCTGTAATTGGAACAGTAGGATTGATGGGATGGATCAGTGTGCCAATCACAATGGTATCGATGGCGGTTTTCCCGATTTTGATTGGCCTCGGTATTGACTATGCTATTCAATTCCAGACCAGGTATACGGAAGAAATGAAAGGGGAGAAACACTAAATGATGAAAAATAGAAGCACCGAAAGCGTCAAAAAAACTGTAACAAGGATGGCGCCTGCTGTTCTTACCGCTCTTTTTGCAACAGCAGTAGGTTTTTTATCCTTGTATACTTCACCGGTACCAATGATACAAGACTTTGGAAAAATGCTTACCATTGGGATGTTAATCAGTTTTATCGTTGGTTTGTTTATCCTGATTCCGATACTATTTACACGTGATTATTTTTTCACAAAATCAAAGATAGAGAATGCAAAGACAAATACTGGAGATTCAAAGGTGAACATTGGTTTTAGAAAAATCACGAATGCAATCATTAAACTCAGATGGCTGATCCTTTTTTTAGCAATTGTCACGTCAGCCTTCGGAATCTGGGGAGATATGCATACAGGTGTTGAAACTGATGTGGAAACTTTTATGCCTCAGGATACGCAGGAACTGGAGGATATTCACAAACTGCGTGATATTCTGGGCACTACCGATCAAGTTTCCATCATGTACAGTACAGACAATGTGCTTGATGAAAAAACATTGAAATGGTCGGAAGAAATGACTGATTCCCTTGAACAGGAATTCCCATCCGTTATAGTTGACACCAATTCATTGTCAGCACTTTTAAAGAAAATGAATGAAGGTGAAATGCCGAATCAGAGAAAAACAGCTGACATTATTGAAGACATGCCGGAAGAACAATTAAAACTATTTATAAACGAAGAGAGAGACAGATCTGTTATAAATGTCGGTATCAAGCACCTGGAAGCGGAGGAACTGCAGACTTTTATCACGGAAACAAAAGAATATGTTGCAGATAATAAGCCAGATGATATCAGTGCGACAATAACCGGTAAGGCGGTTGTAGATGTGGAAATGGTAACAGCACTGACGACAGGCAGATATAAAATGACCTTGTTGGGTATGGGTCTTGTTTTTCTCGTCTTATTACTGATTTACCGGCACCCGATAAAGGCTTTCATTCCCCTGCTGCCAATTGTGTTTATAGTTGGCTGGTCAGGCGGGGTTATGTACTTGTTTAATATTGATTACACTCCTTTAACAGCAACACTCGGCGCGCTGATTATCGGTATTGGAACAGAATTTACGATCCTGATAATGGAGCGGTTTTACGAGGAACGCCAAAAAGGTTCAAAAAGACAGGAAGCAATTATAACAGCCAATGAAAAAATGGGTAAAGCTATATTTGCTTCGGCCCTCACAACAATTGGCGGATTCAGTGCTTTGCTTATATCTGATTTCGTGATTTTAAGCAATTTTGGTATGATGACATTAGTGAATATTTCCTTTGCCCTTTTGAGTACGATCATTGTCCTGCCCGCAATATTGGTAATTCTTGACCGGTTTGTGCGTACAAAAAGTGATGAAGGAACAGAAATTGTAACGGGGTGAAATAGGTATGCGAGATAAAACGGATCAAATTTTGAATGCGGCAATCAAGGTGTTCATTTCAAAAGGGTTCCTACAGTCCACCACTCAGGAAATCGCAAAGGAAGCCGAAGTGGCCGAGGTAACACTTTACCGCAAATTTTCCACAAAGCAGAACCTTTTTGAGATTGTGGTGAAAAAAGCACTCGAGAATGAATTTCATGCCAAAGTCATGAAGTTTGCAGAAGAACCGGGAACAACGGAATTTTTCAAACGCATTCTGGATGACCGATTTACAGCTTTGTCAAGAAACCATATGCTTGCAAAGACACTGCTTGCTGAAAGTTTTATGGGACATTTAGCTGACGAGATTAATTTTCCCGTTATTATTTTTAATGGACTCAAAAAAGGATTGGATATACACTTTGCCAGATTTGAAAATAAACCTGACACAAACCTTCTTGCAAGGCAAATAGGGGGTATTCTTCTTGGGAGCCTGACATTCCCGCCGGAAGTGCCTTATTATAAGCAGTCCAAGCAGCAAAAGGAAGAACTGTTAAACGTACAAGTGCATGCTTTGGAAATCTTTATACCCCGATGATGGTTAATTGAATGGTTGCAGGAACACACGAGAGGCTGGAACAACAGTGTTTTTTCAAAAGCGATTCAAAAGTAACTGAAAACAAACTTGGGACATATGATGATTTTGTATATGTAATCACAAGAAAGGATTGAAAACTATGTCTCAGTATGAATATCCTTATTCCTACTCGCCAATTTGTAATTGTGGCAGGGTACCGTTTAACTGGAGTGCAGCAAATGAATTTTATGCAAACCAACATTGGCCATACGCAGACCCCCGCAGCTTTACGGGTCCCTTGATGCAAGATCATGGAAAAGAACCATTTGTACTGAATATAGATCAGGCTGCCAAGCAAAACAATACTTTTCGTACAGCCATATGGACAGGAGATAATTTGCAGGTTACATTGATGAGTATTGGAGTTGGGGAAGATATAGGTTTAGAAGTACATCCTGATGTGGATCAATTTTTACGTGTTGAGGCAGGGCAAGGAGTCGTTCAAATGGGAGATAGGAAAGATAATTTATATTTTCAGGATATAGTTTTTGATGATTATGCAATCATGGTACCTGCCGGAGTATGGCACAATCTGATTAATACGGGTCGTACACCGCTTAAACTTTACACAATCTATGCCCCGCCTGAACATCCGTTTGGTACTGTTCATCGTACAAAAGCAGAGGCAATGGCCGCTGAGGAAGATTAAATCAGTTTTATAAGCCGTGCAAAGTTGAGAATGCTGCCAGAAGTTTAATCCAAAAAATTGGTTGTCTGTTATTAATAGTCAGGTATCGTCCGGGGGAGATCCGGTCGTTGCCTGGCTTTTTTGCTTAAAATTTAACGTTTTTACAAATAGGTTGGAGCACCGTTATATTAAAAATTAAAAAGGTATTTTCATCAAACTTTCATATTAATACTTTACCATGAATCATAAGAAAAAATCGGTTCAGGAAAGTATGGAGGTTACAAGCAATGAAAAAGGCGATTCTTATCCTTGTTGTACTGGGAATGTTTGGATGGGCTGTTTATGATTTTACAAGTACAACTGATGAAACAGTTGTTGAGGAAAAAACCGGTTCAAGTGGAGGCAAAATCACCTCACCACCGCCTGCCGGGGAAAAGGGAGATGTCAAAAAGACGGATGAGGTGGGGATTTCAGTCGGACAAATTGCCCCGGACTTTAAATTAAGGACGCTCGAAGGAAAAACAGTGCGCTTGTCAGATTACCGGGGCGAACGTGTTATCGTCAATTTTTGGGCCACATGGTGTCCCCCTTGCAGAGCGGAAATTCCTGATTTTCAAAAGCTATATGAGAAGAAGGATGTGGAAATATTAGCGGTTAATCTAACATCAACGGAAAAAAGCAAAGAAGGTGTCCGTAAGTTTGTAAAAGAATTTGGAATGACTTTTCCTGTTCTGATGGATGTAAATTCCGATGTTGCGGAAACGTATCAGGTACGAGCATACCCGACTTCGTATATGATTGATTCCAGTGGCCATATACAATTCAAGGCATTGGGTGCAATGAATTATGACCTTATGATTCAGGAATTGGCAAAGGTTGAGTAGCCGTGGTCATCATAAACATATTAATTATGTTCTTGACAAAATACCCATAAGGGTATAAGGTATGTCATGTAATGTTTTTGAAGGGTTAAGCAAAAGAGCGAATCCTATTATTTAACAATATTTAGTACCTATACATGTATGGGTGAAAATAAAAGGAGTTGAATAAGTAATCGATGCAGGATAAAAAGAAAACAACAATTGTTTTGTTCAGTGGTGATTATGATAAAGCGATGGCTGCATATATCATCGCAAATGGCGCGGCGGCCTATGACCATGAGGTGACTATATTTCACACGTTCTGGGGATTAAATGCGCTCCGAAAAGATAGTGAGGTTTCCGTAAAAAAGAATTTTCTTGAAAAAATGTTTGGAAAACTCATGCCGCGTGGTACAGATAAAATGGGCATATCCAAAATGAATTATTTGGGAATGGGACCAAAAATGATTAAACGTGTTATGAAAAAGCACAATGCAATGCCTCTCCCCCAGTTGGTGGATATGGCTCAGGAACAGGATGTTAAACTGATTGCGTGTACCATGACAATGGATTTGCTCGGTCTTCAAAAAGAAGAACTTCTGGATGAAATTGATTACGGCGGTGTTGCAGCTTATATTGGTGAAGCAGAAGAAGGCAATATCAGCCTATTTATTTAAAATAATTTAATACCCATACCCATATTAGTAAGAAAGAGTTTGATTTAAGGATCTTTTAAATAAGACTATCAAGGAGGTAAATTCAATTGAAATCAGTAAAGACGAACGAACTGGAAGAAATAATCAAAAGTAAAAGGGATGTAAATGTTATTGATGTACGCGAAGATGATGAAGTGGCACAAGGGAAAATACCGGGTGCGAAACACGTTCCGCTTGGTGAGGTGCCGGACCGTATTAATGAAATAAACAAAAACAAACACTATTATATGATTTGCCGTTCAGGCGGCCGAAGTGGCAAAGCATGTGAATTTCTTGAAAATCAGGGGTTTGACGTAACTAATGTTGATGGCGGTATGCTCGCATGGACAGAGGAAATTGAAAAATAACGGAGGTAATTACTAATGGGAATTACAGCAAATGAAACAGTGGATGCAAAGGGGTTTGCTTGCCCAATGCCAATTGTTAAAACAAAAAAAGCTATTTCTGATTTAGCTCCAGGGGAGGTAATGGAAGTGCAGGCAACCGATAAAGGATCTACAGCCGATATTAAGGCCTGGGCGGAAAGTACAGGTCACCAGTACCTGGGCACTGTTGAAGAAGATGACGTGCTGAAGCATTATTTGCGCAAAGCAAGTGATGATGAGGTAAAAAATGAAGCAAACTATGATGATGTGCTTGAATTGCGGAAATTGCGGGAAAAAGTTGATGGACAGGAAGATGTAACGATTCTTGATGTTCGTGAACAAGCAGAATATGCATTTAATCATATTCCGGGCGCAATCAATATTCCGCTTGGGGAATTGGAAAACCGAATGAATGAAATAAATGATGACAAAGAGATTCATGTTATTTGCCGTACGGGGAGCCGAAGCGACCTTGCAGCCCAAAAGCTATCACAAAAAGGTTTCAAAATCGTAAAAAATGTGGTGCCGGGCATGGCTGAATGGGATGGCCCAACGGAAAAATCCACAAACTAATTTTAGGAGGAATAAACAATGGAAAACAATAACACACGCGTAGCAATAATAGCAGCAAATGGTGGTATGTTCGATGCCTATAAAGTATTTAACATTGCGACAGCAGCCGCCGCATCGGATAAAGAGGTAGGGATATTCTTCACATTTGAAGGACTCAACTTGATTCATAAGGAGGCTCACAAAAACCTGGCGATGCCGGAAGGGAAAGAGCACTTCAAAGAAGGCTTTGAAAAAACGAACGTTCCATCCATCAGTGAGTTGTTGGAAATGGCTCAGGAAATGGGTGTCAAAATGATTGGATGTCAAATGACAATGGATGTTATGAATCTGGAAAAAGAAGATTTTGTGAAAGGAATTGAAGTCGGCGGGGCAGCTTCATTCATTGAGTTTGCCAAAGATGCCGATATTTCACTGACATTTTAAACAGTAGGAGGCTAATTGTATGACAAAGAGTATTACGACTGATGAACTTGCAAAACGGGTTGTCAACCGTGAGGAGACTCTCATCCTGGATGTTCGGAATACGGATGAGTTTGATGATTGGAAGATCGAAGGGGACAGCGTTGAAATAATCAATGAACCTTATTTCAACCTGCTCGATGGCGTTGACGCTATAGCAGATAAAATTAGTAAAGATCAGGAAGTAATTGTGGTTTGTGCCAAAGGGGGCTCATCGAAAATGGTGAGAGACCTTTTGGAAGAAGAAGGTTTTACACATGCTTATGACCTGGAAGGCGGCATGAAAGCCTGGAGTGAACATTTGGAGCCTGTCAAAATAGCAGACTTGAATGACGACGGAAGTTTGTACCAGTTTGTACGCTTGGGAAAAGGCTGCTTGTCATATATGATCGTTTCCGACAAAAAAACAGCGGTTGTTGATGCTAATCGTATGACAGGTATTTATGAACGTTTTGCTGAAGAAAAAGGTGTATCGATTGAGCATACGATTGATACGCATCTTCACGCTGACCATATTTCGGGTGGACGTCAACTCGCTGAAAATACCGGAGGCACGTATCATTTACCGGATAAAGATGCGGAAGAAGTAACATTTGATTATGCATCATTGGAAGAAGGAACAGATATTACTGTCGGCAACACAACTATTCAGGTACAGCCGATCTATTCACCGGGACACACAATTGGAAGCACATCGTTGATTATTGATAACAAATACCTGCTGACCGGAGATATTCTATTTGTGAAATCAATTGGCCGCCCTGATTTGGCTGGAAAGGCTGAAGATTGGGTCGGAGATTTGCGGGAAACGTTATACAGCCGTTATAAAGAACTGTCTGACGATCTGATTGTATTGCCTGCTCACTATTCATTTGTGGATGAACTTGGAAATGACGGAAGTGTCAAGGCACGGCTTGGTGATTTGTATCAGCGTAATTCAGGTCTGCAGGTGGAAGATGCACAGGAGTTCCGGAAAATGGTAACGGAGAACCTGCCGCCGCAGCCAAACGAGCACGATAATATTCGTCAGACCAATATGGGTAAAATGAACCCGGAAGCTGAAAAACAGCGCGAAATGGAGATTGGCCCGAATCGTTGTGCAGTACACGGTTAATACATTTAACTGAATGGATGGGTCCAGAAACAGCACGGTCATTAAAAAATTACAAGGAGGAACTTATGATGGAAGCAGTAAAAGTATTGGATGCAAAAGGAATGGCATGTCCTATGCCGGTAGTAAAAACGAAAAAGGCAATCGAAGACATTGAATCGGGTGAAATTCTGGAGGTTCATGCGACAGACAAAGGTGCAAAAAGTGATTTAACAGCTTGGACTAATTCAGGTGGTCACGAGCTGGTGGATCAAACTGAAGAAAATGACGTACTGAAGTTCTGGATTAAGAAAGCCTAACGAGGGGCCCCTTATTCAGGGGTCTCTTCTTTTTATGAAAGGAGGATGGCTATGGAATACAGTTTAATGTTCATATTAGTCCTGTTTTTAATTGGATTTGGTGGTTCATTCCTATCCGGGATGGTTGGTATCGGCGGTTCCATTGTTAAATATCCGATGCTGCTATACATTCCGCCTTTATTAGGACTATCAGCGTTTACAGCACATGAAGTTTCCGGCATTAGTGCCGTTCAGGTTTTGTTTGCCACAATTGGCGGGGTATGGGCCTACCGGAAAGGTGGATACCTAAATAAAACACTGATTATTTATATGGGGATAAGTATCCTGCTTGGAAGCTTTATTGGTGGTTATGGTTCCCAGTTCATGACGGATGGCGGCATCAATTTTGTGTATGGTGTAATGGCTACTATCGCAGCCGTTATGATGTTTGTTCCTAAAAAAGGGATCGACGATACCCCGCTTGACCAGGTTACATTCAACAAGTGGCTGGCTGCATTTTTTGCATTTGTAACCGGTATTGGGGCCGGGATTGTAGGTGCGGCAGGCGCATTTTTATTGGTTCCAATTATGCTGCTTGT is a window of Virgibacillus ihumii DNA encoding:
- a CDS encoding sulfite exporter TauE/SafE family protein, which translates into the protein MEYSLMFILVLFLIGFGGSFLSGMVGIGGSIVKYPMLLYIPPLLGLSAFTAHEVSGISAVQVLFATIGGVWAYRKGGYLNKTLIIYMGISILLGSFIGGYGSQFMTDGGINFVYGVMATIAAVMMFVPKKGIDDTPLDQVTFNKWLAAFFAFVTGIGAGIVGAAGAFLLVPIMLLVLKIPTRVTIASSLAITFLSAVGSTAGKIMTGQVLLIPAVIMIIASLIASPLGANAGKRVNTRVLQGILAVLILATAVKIWSDFF
- a CDS encoding MMPL family transporter gives rise to the protein MPEEQLKLFINEERDRSVINVGIKHLEAEELQTFITETKEYVADNKPDDISATITGKAVVDVEMVTALTTGRYKMTLLGMGLVFLVLLLIYRHPIKAFIPLLPIVFIVGWSGGVMYLFNIDYTPLTATLGALIIGIGTEFTILIMERFYEERQKGSKRQEAIITANEKMGKAIFASALTTIGGFSALLISDFVILSNFGMMTLVNISFALLSTIIVLPAILVILDRFVRTKSDEGTEIVTG
- a CDS encoding DsrE/DsrF/DrsH-like family protein, producing MQDKKKTTIVLFSGDYDKAMAAYIIANGAAAYDHEVTIFHTFWGLNALRKDSEVSVKKNFLEKMFGKLMPRGTDKMGISKMNYLGMGPKMIKRVMKKHNAMPLPQLVDMAQEQDVKLIACTMTMDLLGLQKEELLDEIDYGGVAAYIGEAEEGNISLFI
- a CDS encoding sulfurtransferase TusA family protein — protein: MGITANETVDAKGFACPMPIVKTKKAISDLAPGEVMEVQATDKGSTADIKAWAESTGHQYLGTVEEDDVLKHYLRKASDDEVKNEANYDDVLELRKLREKVDGQEDVTILDVREQAEYAFNHIPGAINIPLGELENRMNEINDDKEIHVICRTGSRSDLAAQKLSQKGFKIVKNVVPGMAEWDGPTEKSTN
- a CDS encoding TetR/AcrR family transcriptional regulator, which produces MRDKTDQILNAAIKVFISKGFLQSTTQEIAKEAEVAEVTLYRKFSTKQNLFEIVVKKALENEFHAKVMKFAEEPGTTEFFKRILDDRFTALSRNHMLAKTLLAESFMGHLADEINFPVIIFNGLKKGLDIHFARFENKPDTNLLARQIGGILLGSLTFPPEVPYYKQSKQQKEELLNVQVHALEIFIPR
- a CDS encoding sulfurtransferase TusA family protein, which gives rise to MEAVKVLDAKGMACPMPVVKTKKAIEDIESGEILEVHATDKGAKSDLTAWTNSGGHELVDQTEENDVLKFWIKKA
- a CDS encoding rhodanese-like domain-containing protein, which codes for MKSVKTNELEEIIKSKRDVNVIDVREDDEVAQGKIPGAKHVPLGEVPDRINEINKNKHYYMICRSGGRSGKACEFLENQGFDVTNVDGGMLAWTEEIEK
- a CDS encoding peroxiredoxin family protein encodes the protein MKKAILILVVLGMFGWAVYDFTSTTDETVVEEKTGSSGGKITSPPPAGEKGDVKKTDEVGISVGQIAPDFKLRTLEGKTVRLSDYRGERVIVNFWATWCPPCRAEIPDFQKLYEKKDVEILAVNLTSTEKSKEGVRKFVKEFGMTFPVLMDVNSDVAETYQVRAYPTSYMIDSSGHIQFKALGAMNYDLMIQELAKVE
- a CDS encoding cupin domain-containing protein, which gives rise to MSQYEYPYSYSPICNCGRVPFNWSAANEFYANQHWPYADPRSFTGPLMQDHGKEPFVLNIDQAAKQNNTFRTAIWTGDNLQVTLMSIGVGEDIGLEVHPDVDQFLRVEAGQGVVQMGDRKDNLYFQDIVFDDYAIMVPAGVWHNLINTGRTPLKLYTIYAPPEHPFGTVHRTKAEAMAAEED
- a CDS encoding MBL fold metallo-hydrolase; amino-acid sequence: MTKSITTDELAKRVVNREETLILDVRNTDEFDDWKIEGDSVEIINEPYFNLLDGVDAIADKISKDQEVIVVCAKGGSSKMVRDLLEEEGFTHAYDLEGGMKAWSEHLEPVKIADLNDDGSLYQFVRLGKGCLSYMIVSDKKTAVVDANRMTGIYERFAEEKGVSIEHTIDTHLHADHISGGRQLAENTGGTYHLPDKDAEEVTFDYASLEEGTDITVGNTTIQVQPIYSPGHTIGSTSLIIDNKYLLTGDILFVKSIGRPDLAGKAEDWVGDLRETLYSRYKELSDDLIVLPAHYSFVDELGNDGSVKARLGDLYQRNSGLQVEDAQEFRKMVTENLPPQPNEHDNIRQTNMGKMNPEAEKQREMEIGPNRCAVHG
- a CDS encoding DsrE/DsrF/DrsH-like family protein, which produces MENNNTRVAIIAANGGMFDAYKVFNIATAAAASDKEVGIFFTFEGLNLIHKEAHKNLAMPEGKEHFKEGFEKTNVPSISELLEMAQEMGVKMIGCQMTMDVMNLEKEDFVKGIEVGGAASFIEFAKDADISLTF